The Osmia bicornis bicornis chromosome 9, iOsmBic2.1, whole genome shotgun sequence genome has a segment encoding these proteins:
- the LOC114876808 gene encoding elongator complex protein 6-like has protein sequence MCSIMDSVADTLGIDKVNMDGKVILIEEQHYSNANFLSSAIISDALKKDYRICFVLFHNTFNHYHNVGMKFGYNLSLLKEKGKVTFIEPIKINAPDMETINKVIDNLFITIKNEYNEMKKDNKPVIIIIDDLSHLYNFGLNLKQCMYYIRCLRSLIEHDKTAQLCVMTHTYKHEGSDTFVDILKYMAHLFVMVEPLKTGYSNDATGIMTINWRVDPIRRKHNWPEVAKYVYKLSDRQVQIFASGI, from the coding sequence ATGTGCAGCATAATGGATTCAGTAGCTGATACACTTGGTATAGATAAAGTAAATATGGATGGAAAAGTAATTCTAATTGAAGAGCAGCATTATAGCAATGCAAATTTTTTATCAAGTGCAATTATCTCAGATGCATTAAAGAAAGATTATAGAATTTGTTTTGTACTTTTCCATAACACTTTCAACCATTACCATAATGTGGGTATGAAATTTGGTTACAATCtttcattattaaaagaaaaaggcaAGGTTACTTTTATCGAaccaataaaaattaatgcaCCTGACATGGAGACAATAAACAAAGTAATtgacaatttatttattactattaaaaatgaatacaatgaaatgaagaaagataataaacctgtaattattataattgatgATTTAAGCCATCTTTATAATTTTGGACTTAATTTGAAGCAATGTATGTATTATATAAGATGTTTAAGATCACTCATTGAACATGACAAGACTGCTCAGCTTTGTGTTATGACACATACTTATAAGCACGAAGGTTCTGATACATTTGTAGATATTCTGAAATATATGGCTCATTTATTTGTTATGGTTGAACCTTTGAAAACAGGATATTCCAATGATGCAACTGGAATAATGACAATTAATTGGAGAGTTGATCCTATTAGAAGGAAACATAATTGGCCAGAAGTAgctaaatatgtatataaattatcAGATCGTCAAGTGCAAATTTTTGCATCTGGTATATGA
- the LOC114876807 gene encoding cytoplasmic dynein 2 intermediate chain 2-like codes for MFTNRSLEAVSFNSQVSAAKSEQSTSVQTTENVYDENATQTIETKSVETQTIVEEKTKPEINYDRLAQFLNRVTPSILEALDESYGTTAFEDYDPNTNEDVLTTTQLVQKISTISDLDSQMKISDISWSIGGGTLAVSHGIPYHETWCDHVSKIQLYDQTKEGSFTDSPSTTLETNACVTALLYHPTEPSIIAAGLFNGDVLVWNLRKSVTPTTVCTHGDSVSQIHWKARTINDVSLLVSSSKDGYIYLHTMSKSTRLKIAKEHNPVESSRPRSAGGSRERAVMSGLCITTFDFSSRDPILFVVGTLCGGIYKCSLDRVAPIEGDETLMDPVIDKYERHEGSITCIKCSPVRNLFVTAATDKEIRIYDFEQHACLRSISCENTVVGLTWLIGNSDVLAAYGASSNISMYNVTDGKLVTNVKFESSDRENVSCLRVNGKKDVAAIGDTQGNLEIWRIPRQLP; via the exons ATGTTTACTAATCGTTCGCTCGAAGCTGTGAGTTTCAATTCACAAGTGTCTGCCGCAAA atcagAACAATCGACTAGTGTTCAGACAACGGAAAATGTTTATGATGAAAATGCTACACAAACAATAGAAACAAAGAGCGTTGAG ACTCAGACTATTGTTGAAGAAAAGACAAAGCCGGAAATAAATTATGATAGATTGGCTCAGTTTTTAAACAGAGTCACACCAAGTATATTAGAGGCTTTAGATGAATCATATGGAACTACAGCATTTGAGGATTATGATCCAAACACCAATGAAGATGTACTTACAACTACACAGCTTGTGCAAAAAATTAGTACTATAAGTGACTTAGATTCTCAG ATGAAAATAAGTGATATAAGTTGGAGTATTGGAGGAGGAACATTAGCTGTTTCCCATGGTATCCCTTATCATGAAACATGGTGTGATCATGTATCTAAAATACAATTGTACGATCAGACCAAGGAAGGTAGTTTCACAGATAGTCCAAGCACAACATTAGAAACAAATGCATGTGTGACAGCATTGCTCTATCATCCGACTGAACCATCCATTATAGCAGCTGGATTGTTTAATG GTGATGTTCTTGTTTGGAATCTGAGGAAATCAGTGACACCAACAACAGTATGCACACATGGTGACTCTGTGTCACAAATACATTGGAAAGCAAGAACTATCAATGATGTGTCACTGTTAGTAAGCTCTAGCAAAGATGGATACATTTATCTCCATACAATGTCTAAGTCTACACG ATTAAAAATAGCCAAAGAACATAATCCAGTTGAAAGTTCAAGACCGCGTAGCGCAGGTGGATCACGTGAACGTGCCGTGATGTCTGGATTATGCATTACTACCTTTGATTTCTCGTCCAGAGATCCCATACTCTTTGTTGTTGGTACTTTGTGCGGTGGAATATATAAGTGTAGTTTGGATCGTGTTGCTCCTATCGAAg GAGATGAAACTCTCATGGATCCTGTCATAGACAAGTACGAGAGACACGAAGGTAGTATTACATGCATCAAATGTTCTCCAGTTCGTAATCTTTTTGTCACTGCTGCCACGGATAAAGAGATACGTATATACGATTTCGAACAG CACGCATGTTTGCGATCCATTTCTTGTGAGAATACAGTTGTGGGATTAACATGGTTAATAGGGAATTCTGATGTATTAGCGGCTTACGGCGCCAGTTCAAACATCAGTATGTATAACGTTACAGACGGAAAACTTGTAACAAATGTAAAATTCGAGTCATCTGACAGGGAAAATGTTAGTTGTTTACGTGTAAATGGCAAAAA GGACGTGGCAGCGATTGGTGACACTCAAGGAAATTTAGAAATCTGGAGAATCCCACGGCAgttaccttaa
- the LOC114876790 gene encoding golgin subfamily A member 7 isoform X1, translating into MQQLLLNKKGNHAVLTPLEDMSAGRGQAGGGPPPNCQKVFIQRDYSEGTMVKFQTQFPAGLETRLDRQTFEYTINQLNNYFKEAEEATCSTYCEGCLACLTGYLIYICTETHYEKCLRKVAKFVSEQNDRVYKPRGLLLTDPTMRGLRLIEISVLDRPAS; encoded by the exons atgCAACAgctattattaaataaaaag ggCAATCACGCTGTCCTTACACCCCTGGAGGACATGTCAGCTGGTCGAGGGCAAGCAGGTGGGGGGCCTCCTCCGAATTGTCAGAAAGTTTTTATACAACGTGACTACAGTGAAGGCACTATGGTTAAATTTCAAACACAGTTCCCAGCAGGATTAGAAACCAGA CTGGATAGACAGACGTTCGAATACACGATCAATCAATTGAACAACTACTTCAaagaagcagaagaagccACTTGCTCTACATACTGTGAAGGTTGCCTGGCCTGTCTCACTGGTTACCTgatttatatatgtacagaGACCCATTATGAAAAGTGCTTACGTAAAGTGGCAAAGTTTGTTAGTGAACAAAATGACAGAGTCTATAAGCCGCGTGGGCTGCTATTAACAGATCCAACAATGCGTGGTCTTAGGCTAATAGAAATATCAGTACTGGACAGACCTGCGTCGTGA
- the LOC114876790 gene encoding golgin subfamily A member 7 isoform X2, translating into MPLGNHAVLTPLEDMSAGRGQAGGGPPPNCQKVFIQRDYSEGTMVKFQTQFPAGLETRLDRQTFEYTINQLNNYFKEAEEATCSTYCEGCLACLTGYLIYICTETHYEKCLRKVAKFVSEQNDRVYKPRGLLLTDPTMRGLRLIEISVLDRPAS; encoded by the exons ATGCCATTA ggCAATCACGCTGTCCTTACACCCCTGGAGGACATGTCAGCTGGTCGAGGGCAAGCAGGTGGGGGGCCTCCTCCGAATTGTCAGAAAGTTTTTATACAACGTGACTACAGTGAAGGCACTATGGTTAAATTTCAAACACAGTTCCCAGCAGGATTAGAAACCAGA CTGGATAGACAGACGTTCGAATACACGATCAATCAATTGAACAACTACTTCAaagaagcagaagaagccACTTGCTCTACATACTGTGAAGGTTGCCTGGCCTGTCTCACTGGTTACCTgatttatatatgtacagaGACCCATTATGAAAAGTGCTTACGTAAAGTGGCAAAGTTTGTTAGTGAACAAAATGACAGAGTCTATAAGCCGCGTGGGCTGCTATTAACAGATCCAACAATGCGTGGTCTTAGGCTAATAGAAATATCAGTACTGGACAGACCTGCGTCGTGA
- the LOC114876789 gene encoding cGMP-specific 3',5'-cyclic phosphodiesterase-like, which translates to MESEDEVDEELPEAKDTEVNRNDNLERFKTMKISTKPMSSKSPERSECQLVGSPSPEESHAPVLCKDPEKMKAEESKLPLSTSTKTEIKESDIARICRTKRITCQDTIHEYDEDDGLTMDKVGRYLEAHPEAAEAWLRENASLELRQRLQGVAVPQAKSPTRNLHQEENLLSRSKRNSVTSDLFQCWLASSSPAKRSRSPSRTYTSLVGRREELNRLDESDLFMELIRDVANELDINVLCHKILVNVGLLTHADRGSLFLAKGPLEDRYLVAKLFDVTQDTELEEALQRAKNEEIKIPFGVGIAGYVAHTKEIINIKDAYKDPRFNSTIDMRTGYKTTLILSMPICNYEGDVIGVAQIINKTNGSNEFTDKDVEVFQRYLTFCGIGIQNAQLFELSVQEYRRNQILLNLARNIFEEQNNLECLVTKIMTEAKELLKCERCAVYLLDLDCGEAGHLEKIVERPGKSTQESRKPLSRRESNNIEMEDIFQQHATNDSNKFTTIFEMDNETQEAKVYRPSGNDFSKPLGQIARYVAATGQILNIGDVATWLKKDVQSGNESIKSILCMPIVNGQRTVIGVAQLINKDNGTSFTDSDVSIFEAFAIFCGLGIHNTQMYESACKLMAKQKVALECLSYHATASNDDTIRLTSEPIPAAGSFNLYSFTFIDFDLTDEDTCRATISMFKQCNLIQKFHIPYEVLCRWILSVKKNYRPVKYHNWRHALNVAQTMFAMLKTGKMEQFMTDLEILGLLVACLCHDLDHRGTNNAFQMKTESPLAILYSTSTMEHHHFDQCVMILNSDSNNIFQSLSMEDYRRVMKVVESAILSTDLAVYFKKKNRFMELIDEGEFDWQSEEKKELLCGMMMTACDVSAIAKPWDVQHRVAKLVADEFFDQGDLERLQLNQQPVAMMDRERKDELPQMQVGFIDVICLPLYKVLSETFPWIMPLYEGTMENRKHWQDLAEKVEMGLTWIDRDTIDEPVEEFVSYEPKDIEFTVTTLNCAHADKKDVPEKSTLGRFASLRKGSRTLSKGVRHRISRSLYTRSTPEDAAKSKALIPDRKSRNKLCLLI; encoded by the exons ATGGAGTCTGAAGACGAAGTGGACGAAGAGTTGCCGGAGGCGAAAGATACAGAG GTGAACCGCAACGATAATTTAGAGAGATTCAAGACGATGAAAATCTCAACGAAACCAATGTCCTCGAAAAGCCCAGAGCGAAGCGAGTGCCAGTTGGTGGGCTCGCCGAGTCCCGAAGAGTCCCATGCGCCTGTCCTATGCAAGGATCCTGAAAAGATGAAGGCAGAAGAATCAAAATTACCCTTAAGTACGAGTACCAAGactgaaataaaagaaagcgACATCGCGAGAATATGCAGAACCAAGAGGATTACCTGTCAGGATACCATACACGAATACGACGAGGATGATGGTCTCACCATGGACAAGGTTGGAAG gtattTGGAAGCACATCCAGAGGCAGCTGAAGCGTGGCTCCGAGAGAACGCTAGCCTGGAGCTTCGCCAACGACTACAAGGGGTGGCTGTTCCTCAAGCCAAGTCACCAACGAGGAACCTGCATCAAGAAGAGAATCTACTCAGTCGAAGCAAACGAAACAGTGTCACCTCCGACTTGTTTCAATGCTGGCTGGCTTCTAGTTCTCCAGCGAAACGCAGCAGAAGTCCCAGCAG GACCTATACGTCGCTAGTGGGACGAAGAGAAGAATTAAACAGATTAGACGAAAGTGATCTATTCATGGAATTGATCAGAGACGTGGCAAACGAGCTGGATATCAATGTCCTCTGTCACAAAATCCTAGTGAACGTTGGCTTGCTTACGCATGCCGATCGAGGGAGCTTATTCCTAGCTAAAGGACCTCTGGAAGACAGATACCTGGTCGCCAAATTGTTCGACGTGACGCAAGACACTGAACTCGAGGAAGCCTTGCAACGGGCGAAGAACGAGGAGATTAAAATCCCTTTTGGGGTGGGAATCGCTGGCTACGTGGCTCATACCAAAGAGATCATCAATATCAAAGACGCCTATAAG GATCCAAGGTTCAATAGTACTATCGACATGAGAACTGGTTATAAAACTACGTTAATCTTGTCGATGCCTATTTGCAACTACGAGGGCGACGTTATTGGCGTTGCTCAGATTATAAACAAGACAAATGGGAGCAACGAGTTTACCGACAAGGACGTCGAGGTGTTTCAGAG GTACCTAACATTTTGCGGGATCGGCATACAGAACGCTCAGCTATTCGAGCTGTCGGTCCAGGAGTATCGCAGAAACCAGATCCTCCTGAATCTGGCAAGGAACATCTTCGAGGAGCAGAACAATCTCGAGTGTCTCGTCACGAAGATCATGACCGAAGCTAAGGAGCTCCTAAAATGCGAGAGATGCGCTGTGTACCTTCTGGACCTGGACTGCGGCGAAGCA GGACATCTGGAAAAAATCGTCGAACGACCTGGCAAGTCGACGCAGGAAAGCAGGAAACCATTGTCGAGGAGAGAG AGCAACAACATCGAGATGGAGGACATTTTCCAACAGCAC GCAACGAACGACAGCAACAAGTTTACCACCATCTTCGAGATGGACAACGAGACTCAAGAGGCCAAGGTATACAGACCTAGCGGAAACGATTTCTCAAAACCGTTGGGTCAAATCGCGAGGTACGTCGCAGCTACTGGTCAAATCCTCAACATCGGAGACGTAGCCACGTGGCTGAAGAAGGATGTCCAATCTGGAAACGAATCGATTAAGAGCATCCTTTGTATGCCCATAGTGAACGGTCAGAGGACTGTGATCGGTGTTGCTCAATTAATCAACAAG GATAACGGAACGTCCTTCACCGACTCTGATGTATCAATCTTTGAAGCATTCGCCATTTTCTGTGGACTTGGGATTCACAACACCCAGATGTACGAGTCAGCTTGCAAGCTGATGGCTAAACAGAAGGTTGCACTCGAGTGTCTGAGCTACCACGCGACAGCTAGTAACGACGACACCATCAGATTGACCTCTGAACCTATACCAGCCGCAGGCTCCTTCAATTTGTACAGTTTTACCTTCATAGATTTTGATTTAACTGACGAAGACACCTGTAGAGCCACTATTAGCATGTTCAAACAATGCAATTTGATCCAGAAGTTTCATATACCCTATGAAGTGCTGTGTAGATGGATCCTTAgcgtaaagaaaaattacag GCCAGTCAAATACCATAACTGGAGGCACGCGTTAAACGTCGCCCAAACGATGTTCGCGATGCTGAAGACGGGCAAGATGGAGCAGTTCATGACCGACCTGGAAATCCTGGGGCTTCTCGTCGCTTGTCTCTGCCACGACCTGGACCATCGAGGAACGAACAACGCTTTCCAGATGAAAACAGAGTCTCCATTGGCTATCCTCTACTCCACCAGCACCATGGAGCATCATCATTTCGACCAGTGTGTCATGATCCTGAACTCGGACAGCAACAACATCTTCCAGAGCCTGTCCATGGAGGATTACAGGAGGGTGATGAAGGTCGTCGAAAGCGCGATCCTCTCTACTGATTTAGCAGTGTATTTCAAGAAGAAGAATCGCTTCATGGAGCTAATAGACGAGGGGGAGTTCGACTGGCAGAgtgaagagaagaaagaac TGCTCTGCGGGATGATGATGACAGCCTGTGACGTAAGCGCAATAGCAAAGCCGTGGGACGTACAGCACCGGGTGGCAAAGCTGGTAGCCGACGAGTTCTTCGACCAAGGCGACCTGGAACGATTGCAATTAAACCAACAACCGGTAGCCATGATGGACCGTGAAAGAAAAGACGAACTACCGCAAATGCAGGTCGGCTTCATCGACGTGATCTGCTTACCCCTGTACAAGGTCCTCTCGGAAACCTTCCCCTGGATCATGCCTCTCTACGAAGGCACCATGGAGAACCGGAAACACTGGCAAGACCTGGCTGAGAAAGTCGAGATGGGTCTGACTTGGATCGATCGCGACACAATCGACGAACCGGTCGAGGAATTCGTCTCGTACGAACCCAAGGACATCGAGTTCACGGTCACGACCCTGAACTGTGCCCACGCGGACAAAAAGGACGTTCCCGAGAAATCTACGTTAGGAAGATTCGCCTCCCTGAGGAAAGGCAGTCGCACGCTGAGCAAAGGGGTCAGACATCGCATCAGTAGATCCCTGTATACTAGAAGCACCCCTGAAGATGCAGCAAAATCCAAGGCTCTGATCCCTGACAGGAAGAGCCGTAATAAACTCTGTCTACTCATTTGA